The Pseudomonadota bacterium region TATCCGACCCGGGGACGTGTCTGGCATCCGGGTGGTTGCCATCCCTTTAGCGCGCTCAATGAAGCGCTGGTTCATAACGGTGACTTTGCGAATTATCAGGCTGTAAATGAATATTTGAAACAGCGTAACTATTTTCCTCTATTTTTGACGGATACGGAAGAAGCGGCGCTTTTGCTCGATCTCTGGAGCAGAGTATATAAATACCCGCTGGAGTACCTCATTGAGGCCATGGCGCCTACCTCGGAAATGGATTTTGACATGCTGCCTGTTGAAAAGCAGGAATTGTACAAAATAATTCAAACCCATCACGTGAATGCATCTCCTGACGGGCCGTGGTTCTTTATTATTGCCCGAAATGATGTCAAAAATGATCAATTCCAACTTATCGGTATTACGGATACCGCCATGCTCCGCCCGCAGGTTTTTGCTCTACAGGATGGGGAAGTTCAAGTCGGGTTAATTTGTTCGGAAAAGCAGGCTATTGATGCAACTCTGATCTCTCTGGAGCGGGAAGATCCGCGTTTCGGCCCCATCGCCGACAAATACTGGAATGCGCGCGGCGGCAGTTATACCGATGGCGGCTCCTTTATCTTCAGCCTGAAAAATACTGTGGATGGTAAAGATCTTATCTGTACGGACAAATTCGGGAATGTGATCAAAACTCCCAAAGACAAGGTTGCCTGTGATATTGCAAAAAAGATAACGGTTACACCGGAATTCAAGCCCATTGAAGAAAAACTTGCCGCTTTGTTTGTTGAGAATGATTATTCAGCCACTGCCGATAAATTATATGCCTATGTAAAGGGCAGCATCATTGGTTTCAGTCCGGATAAATTCCGCTTCTGCATAGAGACAATTAAAAGTTATGCCAATATAAATGATGACTGTAAGCAGGCAGTTATCAATGCCTTGACGCTTTTAAATGACCGTCGATACAATACCGGCTTCATAAAGAGAAGCTCGCTGCAGCATGTTCTGAAAATCAATATAGATGAGATTCTGGACCAATCTCCCGCGATCACGGAAATGACCAATTCACGGTTCAGCCGGATTAATTTTGCAACACATGAGCAACTACGCGCGCCAAAAAACAATGAAAAAATTCTGATTATTGATGCCGAACATTTTGAACCGGAAGGAGATAAATGCGATGCGGTAATGATTGTGAAGGCATTTAAGCTCGGCTGGAAGAATTTCATTGTTTACAAATATCGTGGTCAGCGATTTACCGGTTGCGGCTTCGGTCCAGCCACAAAAGATGTGAGGATTGACGTTTACGGGGCTTCCGGCGATTATCTGGCATCAGGCATTGACGGCATGGAAATTTATGTTCATGGTAATGCTCAGGATCAACTCTGCCAGGTTATAAAAGAAGGCAAATTAGTGGTATACGGCGATGTTGGCCAGACATTCATGTACGGCGCCAAAGGCGGCAGTGCTTATATCATGGGCAACGCAGCGGGAAGGCCTTTGATCAATGCCGTCGGCAAGCCGCGGGTCGTTATTAACGGAACAGCGCTGGATTATCTTGCCGAATCTTTCATGGCCGGTGATCCGCTCAAGGGCGGCGGTTTTGTCATTTTGAATGGTATTGGCTTTGACGATGCAGACGGGTCGATTTACGAGTACGATTCACCATATCCCGGTTCGAATATTTTTTCTCTGGCTTCCGGTGGTGCGATTTACATCCGGGATCCACACAAGAAACTGGTTGATGAGCAGCTCAACGGTGGAGAGTTTGTTGAGATTATTGATGCAGACTGGAATCTGATCGAGCCATATCTTGAGGAGAATGAAAAACTTTTTGATATTACCATAGAAAGACTTCTAACCGTTGACGGAAATAAGAAAACGCCGGAGGAAGTATATAGAAAGATCAGACCTCTTGCTGCTGCTGTTAAAAAAGATGATGATGGCCTAGAAGAGTAAATCTAATACAAAAGGTGCTTTTATGATTTCCATATCCAGTGTCAGCACCGGCATTAAAGGATTGGACAAAACTCTTAATTACCTGCAAATGGGCGATAATGTAGTCTTTCAGGTCGAAGACATTGAAGATTACAAAAAATTCGTCAATCCTTACATAGAAAACGCCTTGGAAAAAGGGCGGCGCATTGTTTACATGCGCTTTGCTAAACACCCGCCTATTATAGAATCCACCGGCAAAGTCACGATTTATAAACTTAACGCCGATATAGGCTTTGAATCCTTCTCAACGCAGGTTCATTATATCATCCGGCAGGAAGGACGTGATGTTTTTTATGTGTTCGATTGCCTGTCGGATCTGCTTCTTACCTGGGCTACCGATCTGATGATCGGCAACTTTTTTGTGATTACCTGCCCCTATCTTTTCGAGTTAAATACTGTCGCTTATTTTGCAATCCTGCGCAACCGGCATTCATATAAAACTATTGCCCGCATCAGAGAAACCACTCAGGTACTGCTGGATGTTTATAATTATCAGGGTAAATTTTGCGTGCACCCCATTAAAGCCTGGCAGCGCTATTCCCCGACAATGTTTCTTCCGCACATTATGGAGAAAGACGAATTTATCCCTATCCTGAACAGCGTTGATGCCTCAAATTTATTTTCCTGTCTTAATCAGGCAAGCGCATCCGGCGCAGAAAGAAATCTGGACTATTGGGATCGCATATTCATACAAGCAAAGGATATGCTGGAAAACACAGAGGGCGTGCCGGAAAAACAGAAAATGGTGGAACAGCTTTCCCGTGTTTTGATCGGCAGGGAAAAAAGAATGCTCTCCTTGATAAAAGAATATTTTACCCTTGAAGATCTTATTGAAATTAAAGAACGGCTTATCGGAACCGGTTTCATCGGCGGGAAATCCACAGGCATGTTGTTGGCGCGCAGCATTTTACGCAAAGACCCTTCTGTAAAATGGTCGGAACACTTAGAGATGCACGACTCTTTTTATATAGGTTCTGATATCTTTTATTCCTTCATCGTTCAAAACGGCTTGTGGAGAACACTAATGTCCCACAAAACAAAAGAAAACTATTTTGAAAGCGCCCTGGAATTAAAAAACAAAATGTTGAAAGGAATATTTCCGGAAGAAATCCGTGAACAATTTCAGCTAATGCTGGAATATTACGGACAGTCGCCTATCATCGTACGCTCCAGCAGTCTTCTGGAAGACGCTTTCGGCAATGCCTTTGCCGGAAAATACGAAAGTTATTTTTGCGCCAATCAGGGAACACCGGAGGAACGTTATGAGAAGTTTGTGGAGGCAGTAAGGAAAATCTTCGCAAGCACGATGAATATAGAAGCCCTCGCTTACCGTCTGAAAAGAGGACTGGACCAGCAGGATGAACAGATGGCTCTGCTGGTGCAAAGAGTGTCCGGTTCTTACCGCAAATATTATTTTTTCCCCGAGTTGGCCGGCGTCGGTCTGTCTTATAACGCCTTTGTCTGGAAAAAAGGCATGGATCCCAAGGCGGGCATGCTCAGGCTTGTTTTCGGACTGGGAACAAGGGCTGTAAACCGCATGGGAAATGACTATCCGCGCATTGTCGCTCTGGATAATCCCCTGGTTAAACCCTACGCCAAACCGGAAGATGCGGGACGTTTTTCCCAGCATTCTGTTGATGCTTTAAATCTGGAGGAAAATCTTTTTCAATCCTTATCATTTGTTGAGGTGCTCAATAAAGATCTGGAAGGGCGCTTGGACCTTATAGGTACCCGCGATATTGATGCTACTGAGCGGATGAAAGCTTTAGGCAAAAACACGGATGTGTGGATACTTACCTTTGACGAACTGCTTTCCAGAACGGAATTCCCCGATCTTATGTCCAGGATGCTCAAACGGTTGGAATCAATCTATAACTATCCGGTGGATATTGAATTTACAGCGAACTTCAACACGGATGGGAAAATTCAAATCAATCTGCTGCAATGCCGGCCTTTTCAGACGAAAGGTCACCATAGCCGCGTGAAAATTCCCCATAAGATCAAGAAAAATAAAATATTGCTGAAGCAGGAAGGCAATTTCATGGGTGGCAGTGTTTATGAAAATATTTCGCAGATCATTTACATCGATCCCAAAGGATACTCTGATCTCCCGCTTTCTGGAAAATATAATGTTGCCAGATTGGTGGGTAAAATAAATAAGACTATTGATAATCGGGATGAGACACCGACGATTCTTTTCGGACCGGGCCGCTGGGGCACAACAACGCCGGCAATGGGCGTGCCGGTTACTTTTTCCGAAATCAACAATATCGCGGCTATCGCGGAAATAGCATACAAGGAAGGAAGCTTGATCCCCGATCTGTCTTTCGGCACCCATTTTTTTCAGGATATGGTGGAGATGAATATCTTTTATATGGCTATTTATCCGGAACAGGAAAAAGTTATTTTCAATACGTCCATAATGGAATCGATGCACAATATGATGGAAGAAATTGCTCCTGA contains the following coding sequences:
- a CDS encoding glutamate synthase — its product is MDNVEKITQSRNEICSRVPVLSPNTEEEGGCGVTGFICSIPVTGKNIFEPSVQMHNRGNGKGGGIGAVGFIPEAMGVSKEVLQDDYMLHIALLDASVCTEIEDTFIKPFFKIDKSEKLATIDDYRSIGLDVRPPDVMRYFVRVRDDVLDKFIADNQFTSMDRRDAEDEFVYQNSFRINTHYYASLGDKKAFVMSHGRNMMILKIVGYAENVVKYYKLDDFKAHAWLAHQRYPTRGRVWHPGGCHPFSALNEALVHNGDFANYQAVNEYLKQRNYFPLFLTDTEEAALLLDLWSRVYKYPLEYLIEAMAPTSEMDFDMLPVEKQELYKIIQTHHVNASPDGPWFFIIARNDVKNDQFQLIGITDTAMLRPQVFALQDGEVQVGLICSEKQAIDATLISLEREDPRFGPIADKYWNARGGSYTDGGSFIFSLKNTVDGKDLICTDKFGNVIKTPKDKVACDIAKKITVTPEFKPIEEKLAALFVENDYSATADKLYAYVKGSIIGFSPDKFRFCIETIKSYANINDDCKQAVINALTLLNDRRYNTGFIKRSSLQHVLKINIDEILDQSPAITEMTNSRFSRINFATHEQLRAPKNNEKILIIDAEHFEPEGDKCDAVMIVKAFKLGWKNFIVYKYRGQRFTGCGFGPATKDVRIDVYGASGDYLASGIDGMEIYVHGNAQDQLCQVIKEGKLVVYGDVGQTFMYGAKGGSAYIMGNAAGRPLINAVGKPRVVINGTALDYLAESFMAGDPLKGGGFVILNGIGFDDADGSIYEYDSPYPGSNIFSLASGGAIYIRDPHKKLVDEQLNGGEFVEIIDADWNLIEPYLEENEKLFDITIERLLTVDGNKKTPEEVYRKIRPLAAAVKKDDDGLEE
- a CDS encoding PEP/pyruvate-binding domain-containing protein, translated to MISISSVSTGIKGLDKTLNYLQMGDNVVFQVEDIEDYKKFVNPYIENALEKGRRIVYMRFAKHPPIIESTGKVTIYKLNADIGFESFSTQVHYIIRQEGRDVFYVFDCLSDLLLTWATDLMIGNFFVITCPYLFELNTVAYFAILRNRHSYKTIARIRETTQVLLDVYNYQGKFCVHPIKAWQRYSPTMFLPHIMEKDEFIPILNSVDASNLFSCLNQASASGAERNLDYWDRIFIQAKDMLENTEGVPEKQKMVEQLSRVLIGREKRMLSLIKEYFTLEDLIEIKERLIGTGFIGGKSTGMLLARSILRKDPSVKWSEHLEMHDSFYIGSDIFYSFIVQNGLWRTLMSHKTKENYFESALELKNKMLKGIFPEEIREQFQLMLEYYGQSPIIVRSSSLLEDAFGNAFAGKYESYFCANQGTPEERYEKFVEAVRKIFASTMNIEALAYRLKRGLDQQDEQMALLVQRVSGSYRKYYFFPELAGVGLSYNAFVWKKGMDPKAGMLRLVFGLGTRAVNRMGNDYPRIVALDNPLVKPYAKPEDAGRFSQHSVDALNLEENLFQSLSFVEVLNKDLEGRLDLIGTRDIDATERMKALGKNTDVWILTFDELLSRTEFPDLMSRMLKRLESIYNYPVDIEFTANFNTDGKIQINLLQCRPFQTKGHHSRVKIPHKIKKNKILLKQEGNFMGGSVYENISQIIYIDPKGYSDLPLSGKYNVARLVGKINKTIDNRDETPTILFGPGRWGTTTPAMGVPVTFSEINNIAAIAEIAYKEGSLIPDLSFGTHFFQDMVEMNIFYMAIYPEQEKVIFNTSIMESMHNMMEEIAPEDRQYAHVVRFYDVREKKLILLSDIVAQEMVCFFE